One genomic region from Mesorhizobium terrae encodes:
- a CDS encoding DnaJ C-terminal domain-containing protein, with the protein MRDPYEVLGVARNASSKDIKSAFRKLAKKHHPDQNPDDPKAKDRFAAANQAYEILGDEKARAAFDRGEIDADGKPRFQGFEGGAGGDPFAGFRRQQGAGGPHFEFRSSGGTPFGEGAGDIFSQIFGDAFSQQRPGAAGGGQGGERRRQAPAGADINVVLDVTIEEAATAEKVTAMFPGGRKVAVKLPSFVEDGQTIRLKGQGEQGYGEPGDALVKIRFRRHARYRVEGRDLHADLPVALRDAVLGAKLAVETPTGRIALNVPAWSSSDKVLRIKGRGLPEKAGGHGDLYAHVRIMLPESGDPELEALVKKQN; encoded by the coding sequence ATGCGCGACCCCTATGAGGTGCTGGGAGTTGCCAGGAACGCTTCGTCCAAGGACATCAAGTCGGCGTTTCGGAAACTCGCCAAGAAGCACCACCCGGACCAGAATCCCGACGATCCCAAGGCCAAGGATCGTTTCGCCGCGGCCAACCAGGCCTATGAGATTCTCGGCGACGAGAAGGCGCGCGCCGCTTTCGATCGCGGCGAGATCGACGCCGACGGCAAGCCGCGCTTCCAGGGTTTCGAGGGGGGCGCCGGCGGCGACCCGTTCGCCGGCTTCCGCCGCCAGCAGGGAGCGGGCGGTCCCCATTTCGAGTTCCGCTCGTCCGGCGGCACCCCGTTCGGCGAAGGCGCCGGCGACATTTTCAGCCAGATTTTCGGCGATGCCTTCAGCCAGCAGCGCCCCGGCGCCGCCGGCGGTGGTCAGGGCGGCGAGCGCCGTCGGCAGGCGCCGGCCGGCGCCGACATCAATGTGGTCCTCGACGTCACCATCGAGGAAGCCGCCACTGCGGAGAAGGTCACCGCCATGTTCCCCGGCGGCCGCAAGGTCGCGGTGAAGCTGCCCAGTTTCGTCGAGGACGGCCAGACCATCCGGCTGAAGGGGCAGGGCGAGCAGGGTTATGGCGAACCCGGCGACGCGCTGGTCAAGATCAGGTTCCGCCGTCATGCACGTTACCGCGTCGAGGGCCGCGACCTGCACGCCGATCTGCCGGTGGCGCTGCGCGACGCCGTGCTTGGCGCCAAGCTGGCGGTGGAGACACCGACCGGGCGCATCGCGCTCAACGTGCCGGCCTGGTCGAGTTCCGACAAGGTGCTGCGCATCAAGGGGCGCGGGCTGCCGGAAAAGGCCGGCGGCCATGGCGACCTCTATGCCCATGTCCGCATCATGCTGCCGGAGAGCGGCGATCCGGAACTGGAAGCGTTGGTCAAAAAGCAGAACTGA
- a CDS encoding serine hydrolase, with product MLRLLLGGLLAIAAQISAKAEEPSPIPPDPEIHRILQQRIDIEKQSLGIVVGVIDANGRRIVAHGRFGADDARAVDGYTIFEIGSVTKVFTALALAEMATQGEVSLDDPVAKYLPAGVTMPERGGRKITLRDLATHMSGLPRLPDNFAPKDGGDPYADYTVDQLYGFLSGYTLTRDIGSKFEYSNLGYGLLGHVLAQHTGADYASLIRDRIATPLGLQNTVVSLSPVQQARQTPGHDQALDKAPNWHMPTLPGLGALNSSANDMLTVLKAAMDGQSSPLTPAFRLALSERQAIGGGEDTGLGWFIAKAGQDEMIWHNGGTGGYRSFIGFLAKAKVGVVVLSNTSTELGIDDIGRHLLNPKSKLAEAPKVRVAAAVDPALYDRYIGRYQLAPDFILTVTRDNDRLYVQATGQERFEIFPENERNFFLKVLNAQISFDANGDGKATRLVLHQNGASSPAKRID from the coding sequence ATGCTGCGTCTGCTTCTCGGAGGCCTGCTCGCGATCGCCGCGCAAATCAGCGCCAAGGCCGAAGAACCCTCCCCCATCCCGCCTGATCCTGAAATCCACCGTATCCTTCAACAGCGCATCGACATCGAAAAACAGAGCCTCGGCATCGTCGTCGGCGTTATCGACGCCAACGGCCGGCGCATCGTCGCGCATGGCCGCTTTGGCGCCGACGATGCGCGCGCGGTCGACGGCTACACCATCTTCGAGATCGGTTCCGTCACCAAGGTTTTCACCGCGCTGGCGCTGGCAGAGATGGCGACGCAGGGCGAAGTGTCGCTCGACGATCCCGTCGCCAAATACCTGCCCGCTGGCGTCACCATGCCAGAGCGCGGGGGCCGCAAGATCACCCTGCGCGATCTCGCCACCCACATGTCCGGCCTGCCGCGCCTGCCGGATAATTTCGCGCCCAAGGACGGTGGCGATCCTTATGCGGACTACACCGTCGACCAGCTCTACGGCTTCCTCTCGGGCTACACGCTGACGCGCGATATCGGTAGCAAATTCGAATATTCCAACCTCGGCTACGGCCTGCTCGGCCATGTGCTGGCACAACATACCGGCGCCGATTATGCGAGCCTGATCCGCGACCGCATCGCCACGCCGCTCGGCCTGCAAAACACCGTCGTCTCGCTTTCGCCGGTACAGCAGGCGCGCCAGACGCCCGGTCACGACCAGGCGCTCGACAAAGCGCCCAACTGGCACATGCCGACGTTGCCCGGCCTCGGCGCGCTCAATTCGAGCGCCAACGACATGCTGACCGTCCTCAAGGCGGCGATGGACGGGCAAAGCTCGCCTTTGACGCCGGCTTTCCGGCTTGCCTTGAGCGAGCGCCAGGCCATCGGCGGCGGCGAGGACACCGGCCTCGGCTGGTTCATCGCCAAGGCCGGCCAAGACGAGATGATCTGGCACAATGGTGGCACCGGCGGCTACCGGTCGTTCATCGGCTTCCTGGCCAAGGCCAAGGTGGGTGTCGTCGTCTTGTCCAACACGTCGACCGAACTGGGCATCGACGACATCGGTCGCCATCTGCTCAACCCGAAATCGAAACTTGCCGAGGCGCCAAAGGTGCGGGTGGCTGCCGCCGTCGATCCCGCTCTCTACGACCGCTATATCGGGCGCTACCAGCTGGCGCCGGATTTTATCCTCACCGTCACCCGCGACAATGACAGACTGTACGTCCAGGCGACCGGGCAGGAGCGTTTCGAGATATTCCCGGAAAACGAGCGCAATTTCTTCCTCAAGGTCCTCAACGCCCAGATCAGTTTCGATGCCAATGGCGACGGCAAGGCCACGCGTCTTGTCCTGCACCAGAACGGCGCCTCCAGTCCGGCGAAAAGGATCGACTAG
- the pdxH gene encoding pyridoxamine 5'-phosphate oxidase, which produces MNETVLTTGDFTESAEPFRLFATWLEDASKSEPNDPNGVALATVDADGMPDVRMVLLKGFDEHGFVFYTNFESAKGREILGSMKAAMCFHWKSLRRQVRIRGPVEIVTDAEADAYYATRPRGSRIGAWASKQSRPLESRFALEKAVAEYTARYAIGDIPRPKHWSGFRIVPQSIEFWHDRPFRLHDRMVFSRNAEGGWDKTRLYP; this is translated from the coding sequence ATGAACGAGACAGTGTTAACAACAGGTGACTTCACGGAGAGCGCGGAGCCTTTCCGGTTGTTCGCCACCTGGCTCGAAGACGCCTCGAAATCCGAGCCCAACGACCCCAATGGCGTGGCGCTGGCAACCGTCGATGCCGACGGCATGCCCGACGTGCGCATGGTTTTGCTCAAGGGTTTCGACGAACACGGCTTTGTCTTCTACACCAATTTCGAAAGCGCCAAGGGCCGCGAGATTCTGGGCAGCATGAAGGCGGCGATGTGTTTCCACTGGAAATCGCTGCGCCGCCAGGTGCGCATACGAGGCCCGGTCGAGATCGTCACCGACGCCGAGGCCGACGCCTATTACGCGACGCGCCCGCGCGGCAGCCGCATCGGCGCCTGGGCCTCGAAGCAGTCGCGGCCTTTGGAAAGCCGTTTCGCGTTGGAAAAAGCGGTGGCCGAATACACTGCCCGCTACGCCATCGGCGACATTCCGCGACCCAAGCACTGGTCCGGCTTCCGCATCGTGCCGCAGAGCATCGAGTTCTGGCACGACCGGCCGTTCCGCTTGCATGACCGCATGGTCTTCAGCCGCAACGCCGAAGGAGGCTGGGACAAGACGCGCCTCTATCCGTAA
- a CDS encoding histidine phosphatase family protein produces MPALIYVVRHGQTDWNAEQRLQGQADTDLNATGRRQASANGVKLAALIGDAKGAFDYVSSPMRRTCETMQLMRAAMGLDPAGYRTDPRLVELNFGDWQGFTYPELERRFPGASQARALDKWDFTPPGAGAESYQTLLSRIQPAFQAMQRDTVCVTHGGVIRCLFRMIAGCSKDEAAALEIPQDRVLKISGRRLEWL; encoded by the coding sequence ATGCCTGCGCTTATCTATGTCGTGCGCCACGGCCAGACGGATTGGAATGCCGAGCAGCGTCTGCAGGGGCAGGCTGACACCGACTTGAACGCCACCGGGCGTCGGCAGGCGAGCGCGAACGGCGTCAAGCTTGCCGCATTGATCGGCGACGCCAAGGGCGCGTTCGACTATGTGTCGAGCCCGATGCGCCGCACCTGCGAGACGATGCAGCTGATGCGAGCCGCCATGGGGCTCGATCCCGCCGGCTATCGTACCGACCCGCGACTGGTCGAGCTCAATTTCGGCGACTGGCAGGGTTTTACCTATCCCGAGCTGGAACGGCGGTTCCCGGGTGCTAGCCAGGCGCGGGCGCTGGATAAATGGGACTTCACGCCGCCGGGCGCCGGCGCCGAGAGCTACCAGACGCTTCTGTCGAGAATCCAGCCGGCCTTCCAGGCCATGCAGCGCGACACGGTCTGCGTCACCCATGGCGGTGTCATACGTTGCCTGTTCCGGATGATCGCTGGCTGTTCGAAGGATGAGGCGGCTGCGCTCGAAATCCCGCAGGACCGTGTCCTGAAAATATCGGGCCGCCGCCTGGAGTGGCTCTAG
- a CDS encoding diguanylate cyclase, with translation MRITSITNWAYGITVILTALSGGAFMMSSRSALQERAAVEEHLTLDTLAEELALGAEFGSDEARLYVMRGDERYLKEFQAQENSERNVEATATRLAGKGLAPGEAEALKAVVRDADALDKIEQTAVEAFQRGDKIAAQEGLFGAEYERVQKALLQTVAHFRDLTGARTGAQLEAARDRSNWWSLVAKVMLAATGALFLAVLYFVLRRRVVKPLMQMTGIVSRLAKQDYTVEMPVERRADEIGEMNDAIGIFRTNLIERERLDAERRADQRTKDMILQMMHRVQACQNQGELAEVVVRFIPEIFPDFAGGLYILNDSKTALIRAGAWLEPQRSLAAFPASACWGLRRGRSHESGANGADVPCRHLDASGATALCMPLTAQGDMIGLLYQEECGEKALGFAGARLYLELIAENVGLAIANLQLREKLIELAVRDPLTGLFNRRFLDETLQLHRQDRSGEQLACLMVDIDHFKRFNDEFGHDAGDLVMQYVGQTLRETVGTAGSAYRFGGEEFTVLLPGLDEQEASELADALRQKIGGATLSHSGRVLGAVSTSIGVATAPLNGSIETLVTRADAALLQAKAAGRNRTVVASQIKSSALL, from the coding sequence ATGAGAATAACCTCCATCACCAACTGGGCCTACGGCATCACGGTCATCCTGACCGCGCTGTCCGGTGGCGCCTTCATGATGTCTTCGCGCAGCGCCCTCCAGGAACGCGCCGCGGTCGAGGAGCATCTGACGCTCGACACGCTGGCCGAGGAACTGGCGCTTGGAGCCGAGTTTGGAAGTGACGAGGCGCGGCTCTACGTGATGCGCGGCGATGAGCGCTACCTCAAGGAGTTTCAGGCGCAGGAGAACTCGGAGCGGAACGTCGAGGCCACAGCAACCAGGCTGGCCGGCAAGGGGCTGGCGCCGGGCGAGGCGGAAGCGCTGAAAGCGGTCGTCCGGGACGCGGATGCGCTGGACAAGATCGAACAGACCGCGGTCGAGGCCTTCCAGCGCGGAGACAAGATCGCCGCCCAGGAAGGCCTGTTTGGGGCCGAATACGAGCGGGTCCAGAAGGCGCTTCTCCAGACGGTCGCGCATTTTCGCGACCTGACGGGCGCGCGCACTGGAGCGCAGCTCGAAGCCGCGCGGGACCGCAGCAACTGGTGGAGCCTTGTCGCAAAGGTCATGCTGGCGGCTACCGGCGCGCTGTTTTTGGCCGTGCTTTATTTCGTTCTGAGGCGAAGGGTGGTGAAGCCGCTCATGCAGATGACCGGGATCGTCAGCCGGCTCGCCAAACAGGACTACACGGTCGAGATGCCGGTCGAGCGGCGCGCCGACGAGATCGGCGAGATGAACGATGCGATAGGGATATTCCGCACGAATCTCATCGAGCGGGAGCGGCTGGATGCCGAGCGTAGGGCCGACCAGCGCACCAAAGACATGATCCTGCAGATGATGCATCGGGTGCAGGCATGCCAGAACCAGGGAGAGCTTGCCGAGGTCGTGGTTCGTTTCATTCCCGAGATATTCCCCGACTTCGCCGGCGGCCTCTATATCCTCAACGATAGCAAGACGGCACTGATACGCGCCGGCGCATGGCTCGAACCGCAACGTTCGTTGGCGGCGTTTCCCGCCTCTGCCTGTTGGGGGCTTCGTCGTGGCCGTTCTCACGAAAGCGGGGCGAATGGCGCTGACGTTCCATGCCGACACCTCGATGCGTCGGGCGCGACCGCGCTCTGCATGCCGTTGACAGCCCAGGGAGACATGATCGGCCTTCTCTACCAGGAAGAGTGTGGAGAGAAAGCGCTCGGGTTCGCCGGTGCCAGGCTCTATCTCGAGCTGATCGCGGAAAATGTCGGCCTAGCGATCGCAAACCTGCAATTGCGGGAAAAACTGATCGAGCTGGCCGTGCGCGATCCTCTCACCGGCCTATTCAATCGTCGCTTCCTGGATGAAACCTTGCAGCTGCACCGGCAGGATCGCAGCGGCGAGCAGCTCGCTTGCCTGATGGTCGATATCGATCATTTCAAGCGCTTCAATGACGAGTTCGGCCACGACGCGGGAGATCTGGTCATGCAGTATGTCGGGCAGACATTGCGAGAGACGGTGGGTACAGCCGGCAGTGCCTACCGTTTCGGCGGTGAGGAATTCACCGTGCTCCTGCCCGGGCTTGACGAACAGGAAGCTTCGGAGCTCGCGGACGCGCTGCGGCAGAAAATCGGTGGCGCCACGCTCTCCCATTCCGGCCGGGTTCTGGGCGCGGTGTCAACGTCCATCGGCGTTGCAACAGCCCCGCTGAATGGCTCGATCGAAACGCTCGTTACACGTGCCGATGCAGCCTTGCTCCAGGCAAAGGCCGCGGGTCGCAACAGGACGGTGGTGGCAAGCCAGATCAAAAGCTCGGCGCTGCTGTGA
- a CDS encoding RT0821/Lpp0805 family surface protein, whose protein sequence is MSRIAHHFDSRPVGTFLSSCLRAATPCALLLLAGCGAGGFSLEKAEVDRSIVTGSIAKTATPDTADAGMASDQETIRNAASSADVQGLAGQAVPWANTTTGSRGAITQMAETGDAVSGRCRRFDVSRESYDGVAMYKGSVCMTGAGIWQMQDFKAL, encoded by the coding sequence TTGTCGCGCATCGCGCACCATTTTGACAGCCGGCCAGTGGGCACTTTCCTTTCGTCCTGTCTCAGGGCGGCGACGCCATGCGCGCTGCTTTTGCTCGCCGGTTGCGGCGCCGGCGGCTTCAGCCTGGAAAAGGCCGAGGTCGACCGCTCAATCGTGACCGGCTCGATCGCCAAGACCGCGACGCCCGATACAGCCGATGCCGGCATGGCCTCCGACCAGGAGACGATACGCAACGCCGCCTCTTCTGCAGACGTGCAAGGGCTGGCCGGCCAGGCAGTGCCTTGGGCGAATACCACCACCGGCTCGCGCGGCGCCATCACCCAGATGGCCGAAACAGGCGACGCCGTGAGCGGCCGCTGCCGCCGCTTCGACGTGTCGCGCGAAAGCTATGACGGGGTCGCCATGTACAAGGGCAGCGTCTGCATGACCGGCGCCGGCATCTGGCAGATGCAGGATTTCAAGGCGCTCTGA
- a CDS encoding GNAT family N-acetyltransferase — protein sequence MSSQIIVRPVARQDFEGWLPLWTGYNAFYGRSGPTALPDAVTQTTWSRFFDAYEPVHALVAENEGRLVGLVHYIFHRSTNAIAPNCYLQDLFTAQDVRGKGVGKALIEGVYDRARQAESLRVYWHTHETNHTAMRLYDQVAERSGFVVYRRLF from the coding sequence ATGTCCTCTCAGATCATCGTCCGTCCCGTCGCCCGCCAGGATTTCGAGGGCTGGCTGCCGCTCTGGACCGGTTATAACGCTTTTTACGGACGGTCTGGACCGACGGCGCTGCCCGATGCGGTGACACAGACGACCTGGTCGCGTTTCTTCGATGCCTATGAGCCCGTGCACGCGCTGGTCGCCGAAAACGAAGGCCGTCTGGTCGGGCTGGTGCATTATATCTTCCATCGCTCGACCAATGCGATCGCGCCGAACTGCTATCTGCAGGATCTGTTCACCGCGCAGGATGTGCGCGGCAAGGGCGTCGGCAAGGCGCTGATCGAGGGCGTCTACGACCGCGCCCGCCAGGCCGAGTCGTTGCGTGTCTACTGGCATACGCACGAGACCAACCACACCGCGATGCGGCTCTACGATCAGGTCGCCGAGCGCTCCGGCTTCGTGGTTTACCGCCGGCTTTTCTGA
- the fabI gene encoding enoyl-ACP reductase FabI, whose protein sequence is MVGGQGLMAGKRGLILGVANNRSIAYGIAKACVDHGAQVALTYQGEAFKKRVEPLAAELGAHVVGHCDVTDPESLDTVFDNVSKLWGGLDFLVHAIAFSDKEELTGRYVETSRDNFLRTMDISVFSFTTIAKRAEPLMTNGGSLLTLTYYGAEKVMPHYNVMGVAKAALEASVRYLAVDLGSKGIRVNAISAGPIKTLAASGIGDFRYILKWNEYNAPLKRTVSPEEVGDSGLYFLSDLSRGVTGEVHHVDSGYHVVGMKAVDAPDISVLKD, encoded by the coding sequence ATGGTGGGTGGACAGGGCCTGATGGCCGGCAAGCGCGGCCTTATCCTCGGTGTGGCCAACAACCGTTCGATTGCCTATGGCATCGCCAAGGCCTGCGTCGACCACGGCGCCCAGGTGGCTTTGACGTATCAGGGTGAAGCCTTCAAGAAGCGCGTCGAGCCGCTGGCGGCGGAACTCGGCGCCCATGTCGTCGGCCATTGCGATGTCACCGATCCGGAGAGCCTGGACACGGTGTTCGACAATGTCTCCAAGCTGTGGGGCGGGCTCGACTTCCTGGTGCACGCCATCGCCTTCTCCGACAAGGAGGAGCTGACCGGCCGCTATGTCGAGACTTCGCGCGACAATTTCCTGCGCACCATGGACATTTCGGTGTTCTCCTTCACTACCATCGCCAAGCGCGCCGAGCCGCTGATGACCAATGGCGGCTCGCTGCTGACGCTGACCTATTACGGCGCCGAGAAGGTGATGCCGCATTACAACGTCATGGGCGTGGCCAAAGCGGCGCTGGAAGCCTCGGTGCGGTACCTGGCGGTCGACCTCGGCTCGAAGGGCATCCGCGTCAACGCCATTTCCGCCGGCCCGATCAAGACGCTTGCCGCTTCCGGCATCGGCGACTTCCGCTACATCCTCAAGTGGAACGAATACAATGCGCCGCTGAAGCGCACGGTATCGCCCGAGGAAGTCGGCGATTCGGGCCTGTATTTCCTGTCGGACCTTTCGCGTGGCGTTACCGGCGAGGTCCATCACGTCGATTCGGGCTATCATGTCGTCGGCATGAAGGCGGTCGACGCGCCCGATATTTCCGTTCTCAAGGACTGA